A single Carnobacterium alterfunditum DSM 5972 DNA region contains:
- a CDS encoding SulP family inorganic anion transporter → MEKYKNEWFGNVKGDILAGIVVCLALFPEVIGFMLVAGVAPIVGVYATFFITAISAFFGSRPGLISGAAGSIALVLAYLVAEYGVEYLFAATILAGIIQVILGLFKVGKLMRYIPKPVMLGFVNGLGIMMFLSQLDHFKGNSILLVLGIIGVAIIFLAPKLTKIIPAPIISIIVVTALVLGLDLNAQLLGDLGTISSDLPKFGIPSVPMNLETLKIILPTSLSVAIVGLVESLLTAQLVDELSDEPSDKNQESMSQGLGNMVAGFFGGIAGCGMIGQTIINLNYGGIGRLATFLSGFFMLMSVVLFNQVVVQIPIVALAAVMVVVAYETIDWKSVKRLNVMPKDESFVMILTIGIVLVTHNLAYGVVAGTLTSAVFAAFKMTHFQVEKGTDSDKYHYKAHGHLYFASAEKFLDFFVHDFEHEGELIIDVSAMTLWDSTAVEAIDKLISKNKKSGLTFINANEQSKELFNKNSTHNMK, encoded by the coding sequence ATGGAAAAGTATAAAAATGAATGGTTTGGTAATGTAAAGGGAGATATCCTAGCAGGAATTGTTGTTTGCTTAGCATTATTTCCTGAAGTCATCGGCTTCATGCTAGTTGCTGGTGTGGCACCAATTGTAGGGGTCTATGCAACATTTTTCATTACAGCTATATCTGCATTTTTTGGAAGTCGACCAGGGTTGATTTCAGGAGCTGCAGGATCGATCGCTTTAGTACTAGCTTATCTAGTAGCTGAGTATGGGGTAGAATATCTTTTTGCTGCAACTATTTTAGCTGGAATCATACAAGTTATATTGGGTTTATTTAAGGTAGGCAAATTAATGCGCTACATACCAAAGCCTGTAATGCTTGGGTTCGTGAATGGTTTAGGTATTATGATGTTCTTGTCGCAATTAGATCATTTTAAAGGGAATTCAATCTTGCTTGTACTTGGGATTATTGGAGTTGCTATTATATTTTTAGCCCCCAAGCTAACAAAAATAATTCCTGCACCTATTATTTCAATCATAGTCGTTACAGCTCTCGTTTTAGGGTTAGATTTAAATGCACAACTTTTAGGTGATTTAGGGACTATTTCAAGTGACTTACCTAAATTTGGTATTCCAAGTGTGCCTATGAATCTAGAAACACTGAAAATTATTTTACCCACATCACTCTCTGTAGCAATAGTTGGGTTAGTAGAATCATTATTGACAGCACAATTGGTGGATGAGCTGTCAGACGAGCCAAGTGATAAAAATCAGGAGTCTATGAGTCAAGGACTTGGAAATATGGTAGCTGGTTTCTTCGGTGGAATCGCTGGTTGCGGTATGATCGGCCAAACGATCATTAATCTTAATTATGGCGGAATTGGTCGTTTAGCAACATTCTTGTCGGGCTTCTTTATGCTAATGTCTGTAGTATTATTCAATCAAGTAGTAGTGCAAATTCCAATCGTTGCTCTAGCAGCGGTAATGGTAGTCGTAGCTTATGAAACGATTGACTGGAAATCTGTTAAACGATTAAATGTCATGCCTAAAGATGAAAGTTTTGTTATGATTTTAACAATTGGAATTGTTTTAGTTACGCATAATTTAGCTTATGGTGTCGTTGCTGGTACCCTAACAAGTGCTGTTTTTGCAGCCTTTAAAATGACCCATTTCCAAGTAGAAAAAGGAACAGATAGTGATAAATATCATTACAAGGCACACGGACATCTTTACTTCGCATCAGCTGAAAAGTTTTTAGATTTTTTTGTACATGACTTTGAACATGAAGGTGAATTAATTATCGACGTTAGTGCTATGACTTTATGGGATTCAACGGCTGTTGAAGCTATTGATAAATTGATCAGTAAAAATAAAAAATCTGGTTTAACCTTTATCAATGCTAATGAACAAAGCAAAGAGTTATTTAATAAGAACTCAACACATAATATGAAATAA
- a CDS encoding helix-turn-helix domain-containing protein yields METGNRIQDLRKLNNMTAKELAEKINVSPPFISAIENNATKLSLKTLTSICDVLGVTLSEFFNSETSPVEKKLISQIKQLPEEKQHELSAFLTGLV; encoded by the coding sequence ATGGAAACTGGGAATAGAATTCAAGACCTACGCAAATTAAACAACATGACAGCTAAGGAGTTAGCAGAAAAAATCAATGTTTCTCCTCCTTTTATTTCAGCAATTGAAAATAATGCAACCAAATTATCCCTAAAAACACTCACATCTATTTGTGACGTTTTAGGTGTGACACTTTCTGAATTCTTCAATTCAGAGACAAGTCCGGTGGAGAAAAAACTTATTTCGCAAATCAAACAATTACCTGAAGAGAAACAGCATGAATTATCAGCTTTTTTAACAGGCCTAGTCTAA
- a CDS encoding FAD-dependent oxidoreductase produces MKIIVIGSVASGTSVAAKARRNTEEAEIVVYDQGKDISYSVCGIPYQIGGEVEELSALTPRNAAWFKKRYNVSVFTEHKVTKIDHATKQLEVTNLVSGETKVDHYDVLVFATGASPFTPPPFNKRKYDNVFQVRNIQDARDIGAFSTKQPKKALIIGAGFIGLEMTEQLMHKGLEVTVVQLEDQVMPPMDADMTFRIEEHMREKGVKLILSDTVKTIEGQTSVERVITTNGITIEPDIVILSAGVRPNTELAKEIGVELGDSRAIAVNKKMQTNLPDIYAVGDVAESFSVITGKPIYRPLGSTANKMGRIAGDVMTGGALEHRGVLGTGIFRIFDLHVGQTGLTEKEAKKEGYDVEILHNIKPDHAEYLGGKELIIKALADKKTGRILGAQAIGQGGVDKRIDVIATAITFKATAEDLFHLDLAYAPPFSTTKDPILYTGMALDNALKRNPLVTPAELVSLQNSGESMQIVDTRSKKDFEKAHVKGAIHIPLAELRERNEELDRTLVTITYCNKGVTGNAAQNVLINYGFEKVYNLSGGNKNYQSYLKMLNQK; encoded by the coding sequence ATGAAAATCATCGTAATTGGATCCGTTGCTTCAGGTACATCTGTAGCAGCTAAAGCTAGAAGAAACACAGAAGAAGCTGAAATCGTGGTGTATGATCAAGGAAAAGATATTTCTTATTCGGTCTGCGGCATTCCGTATCAAATTGGTGGAGAAGTTGAAGAATTAAGTGCGTTGACACCTCGAAATGCAGCATGGTTTAAAAAGAGATACAATGTTTCTGTATTCACTGAGCACAAAGTAACTAAAATTGATCATGCAACCAAACAATTAGAAGTTACAAATCTTGTTTCTGGCGAAACGAAAGTAGATCACTATGATGTATTAGTATTTGCAACAGGTGCTTCTCCGTTCACGCCGCCTCCATTCAACAAAAGAAAGTATGACAATGTGTTCCAAGTCCGCAATATCCAAGATGCGCGAGATATTGGAGCTTTCTCAACGAAACAACCTAAAAAAGCGTTGATCATTGGTGCTGGATTTATTGGCTTAGAGATGACGGAACAATTGATGCACAAAGGTTTGGAAGTAACAGTCGTCCAATTAGAGGATCAAGTCATGCCGCCAATGGATGCAGATATGACTTTCCGAATAGAAGAACATATGCGCGAAAAAGGCGTTAAACTAATCTTGAGCGACACTGTAAAAACGATTGAAGGGCAAACTTCAGTCGAGAGAGTTATCACGACCAATGGCATTACGATCGAACCGGATATCGTGATCCTATCTGCCGGTGTCCGCCCAAATACGGAACTAGCTAAGGAAATTGGCGTAGAGCTTGGGGATTCAAGAGCGATCGCGGTAAATAAAAAAATGCAAACGAATCTCCCAGATATTTATGCGGTTGGAGATGTTGCAGAAAGTTTTTCAGTGATCACTGGGAAACCAATTTACCGTCCATTAGGTTCGACTGCTAATAAAATGGGTCGGATCGCGGGTGATGTCATGACTGGTGGAGCTTTAGAACACCGTGGAGTATTAGGAACAGGGATCTTTAGAATTTTTGACCTTCATGTTGGGCAAACAGGATTAACGGAAAAAGAAGCTAAAAAAGAAGGCTATGATGTTGAAATTTTGCATAATATCAAACCAGACCACGCTGAATATCTAGGTGGTAAAGAATTGATCATCAAAGCATTGGCCGATAAAAAAACTGGTCGTATTTTGGGAGCACAAGCGATCGGTCAAGGCGGGGTAGACAAACGAATCGACGTTATCGCGACAGCTATCACCTTTAAAGCAACAGCTGAAGATCTGTTCCATTTAGATTTGGCTTACGCTCCGCCGTTCTCAACAACGAAAGATCCTATTTTATATACTGGGATGGCATTAGATAATGCATTGAAACGTAACCCGTTGGTAACACCAGCTGAGTTAGTCAGTCTTCAAAATAGTGGAGAATCAATGCAAATCGTTGATACACGTTCTAAAAAAGACTTTGAAAAGGCTCATGTAAAAGGAGCCATTCATATTCCGCTTGCAGAATTGAGAGAAAGAAATGAAGAGTTGGATAGAACCCTCGTGACGATCACTTATTGCAATAAAGGGGTCACAGGAAATGCTGCTCAAAACGTATTGATCAATTATGGATTTGAAAAAGTGTATAATTTATCTGGTGGGAACAAAAACTATCAAAGTTATCTCAAAATGTTAAATCAAAAATAA